The following coding sequences lie in one Methylosinus sp. PW1 genomic window:
- a CDS encoding glycosyltransferase, whose product MNGAVGKRAFFVINSLEGGGAERVFATLVGELSGRLSARVELVLLDRFPEKYAVPTEVPRHRLDCRRSFGTSIAQLAGLVRREQPDLLFSFLTRSNCAAVIAGRLAGIPTVISERVHTTSHFGRVAGAAANKLAVRLLYPRASRIVAASHGVAQDLLLNYGASAGRLSVIYNPILREAILSRAHEPSPIPLPPVTWLAIGRLRPNKNFPMLIEAFARAGVAGDLVILGEGPEREMLVRLAAEQGVGDRVHLPGHVDNPYACLKRAYAYVSASNAEGFPNALVEAMVVGVPVAVTDCDSGPAEILRGATTSKVVAMTEAEHGVLVPTRDSSAMAEAMRVLADPARRAHYAERAASRAEDFDLSRTLDQYAALLDATLGSARVRPSGR is encoded by the coding sequence GTGAACGGCGCAGTCGGCAAGCGAGCGTTCTTCGTCATCAATTCACTGGAGGGCGGCGGCGCCGAACGTGTGTTCGCGACTTTGGTCGGCGAGCTGTCCGGTCGCCTTTCGGCGCGGGTAGAGCTCGTGCTTCTCGATCGTTTCCCCGAGAAATACGCCGTGCCGACGGAGGTCCCGCGACATCGGCTCGATTGCCGGCGGAGCTTCGGGACGAGCATCGCGCAGCTCGCCGGCCTCGTCCGGCGCGAGCAGCCGGACCTGCTGTTCAGCTTTCTCACGCGCTCCAACTGCGCGGCCGTGATCGCCGGACGGCTCGCCGGCATTCCCACGGTCATCAGCGAGCGGGTTCATACGACGAGCCATTTCGGCCGCGTGGCGGGGGCCGCCGCCAACAAGCTGGCCGTGCGGTTGCTCTATCCTCGCGCCAGCCGAATCGTCGCCGCTTCTCACGGCGTCGCGCAGGACTTGCTCCTCAATTACGGGGCGTCCGCCGGCAGGTTGTCGGTGATCTACAATCCGATCCTGCGCGAGGCTATTCTCTCGCGCGCGCATGAGCCTTCGCCGATTCCGCTGCCGCCGGTCACCTGGCTGGCGATCGGACGGTTGCGGCCGAACAAGAACTTCCCGATGTTGATCGAGGCCTTCGCACGGGCCGGCGTGGCAGGCGATCTCGTCATACTCGGCGAGGGACCGGAGCGCGAGATGCTCGTCCGGCTGGCGGCCGAGCAGGGCGTTGGCGATCGGGTGCATTTGCCCGGCCACGTCGACAATCCCTACGCCTGTCTGAAGAGGGCGTACGCCTATGTGTCGGCGTCCAATGCGGAAGGGTTTCCCAATGCGCTCGTTGAGGCGATGGTGGTCGGCGTACCTGTGGCTGTCACCGACTGCGATTCCGGTCCTGCCGAGATATTGCGCGGCGCGACGACGTCGAAGGTCGTCGCCATGACCGAGGCGGAGCATGGCGTTCTCGTCCCGACGCGAGACAGCTCGGCGATGGCCGAAGCGATGCGCGTGCTGGCCGATCCCGCCCGGCGCGCGCACTATGCCGAACGCGCCGCGAGTCGCGCGGAGGACTTCGATCTTTCGCGGACGCTCGACCAATACGCCGCTCTGCTCGACGCCACGCTCGGGAGCGCGCGAGTGAGACCATCTGGACGGTGA